A stretch of the Streptomyces sp. NBC_01428 genome encodes the following:
- a CDS encoding PDZ domain-containing protein gives MEQTALRPKPMPGQEPGTGERPTGGVRRPHAAKRRGRRLVTLLFSLFVGVVLVLSGVGLGTVGATVIGMSRLAALQKQAGAAGQAHGPSGGPGTSAAPRPGGTTTASGSGAPIPPAKATGASGRAALGVVAVDAPNGGGALLVGVHTPGPGFTAGLVRGDVLLGVGGKGISSAADLAHAVAGAEPGRDLTLDVRHANGTRARLSAVPGIAT, from the coding sequence ATGGAACAGACCGCGTTGCGTCCCAAGCCGATGCCCGGGCAGGAACCGGGCACCGGGGAGCGTCCCACCGGCGGAGTCCGGCGACCGCACGCGGCGAAGCGCCGGGGCAGGCGGCTGGTCACGCTGTTGTTCAGCCTCTTCGTCGGGGTGGTGCTGGTGCTGTCCGGAGTGGGGCTCGGCACGGTGGGCGCGACCGTGATCGGCATGAGCAGGCTGGCCGCCCTGCAGAAGCAGGCCGGAGCGGCCGGACAGGCGCACGGGCCGTCCGGCGGACCGGGCACCTCGGCGGCGCCGCGGCCGGGCGGGACCACGACCGCGTCCGGCAGCGGCGCCCCGATCCCGCCGGCGAAGGCCACCGGGGCGTCGGGGCGGGCGGCGCTCGGGGTGGTGGCCGTCGACGCGCCCAACGGCGGGGGTGCCCTGCTCGTCGGGGTGCACACCCCCGGTCCCGGTTTCACCGCCGGTCTGGTCCGCGGAGACGTCCTGCTCGGCGTCGGTGGCAAGGGGATCTCATCGGCGGCGGACCTCGCCCACGCGGTCGCCGGCGCCGAGCCCGGCCGGGACCTCACCCTCGACGTCCGGCACGCGAACGGCACCCGGGCCCGCCTGTCGGCCGTCCCGGGCATCGCGACGTGA
- the cyc2 gene encoding germacradienol/geosmin synthase Cyc2 yields MTQPFELPHFYMPYTARLNPHLDEARAHTVDWARGMGMLEGSGIWEQSDLDAHDYGLLCAYTHPDCDGPALSLITDWYVWVFFFDDHFLETFKRTQDREGGKAYLDRLPLFMPLDLSTPVPEPENPVEAGLADLWARTVPAMTEDWRRRFAVSTEHLLNESMWELSNINEGRVSNPVEYIEMRRKVGGAPWSAGLVEYATAEVPASVAETRPLRVLMETFSDGVHLRNDLFSYQREVEDEGELSNGVLVLETFFGCTTQEAAETVNDILTSRLHQFEHTALTEVPALALEKGLTPPEVGAVAAYTQGLVDWQSGGHEWHMRSSRYMNQGATDEPRPFAMGGLGTSAADIGGLLSAAGAERMRAYTHVPFQKVGPSQLPDFHMPFEVTLSPHLAGARERLTGWMYGTGMLQEGVWDEDKLIAYDLPLCAAGIHPDATPEALDLSSQWLAWGTYGDDYYPLLFGNRRDLAAAKLTTARLSACMPIDGDEVPVPVNAMERGLIDLWRRTTAEMPPEARRTVRASVDVMTESWLWELSNQIQNRIPDPIDYLEMRRATFGSDLTMGLCRLGHGPAVPPEVYRSGPVRSLENAAMDYAMLLNDVFSYQKEIEYEGEVHNGILVVQNFFGCDYPSALGIIHDLMTQRMEQFQHVAAHEFPILFEDFKLSEEVRGIMQGYVVELQNWLAGILKWHQDCRRYGAADLARRAHGFVPDQAPGLPFAWRAEPVAL; encoded by the coding sequence ATGACGCAGCCGTTCGAACTCCCGCACTTCTACATGCCGTACACCGCCCGGCTGAACCCGCATCTGGACGAGGCGCGGGCCCACACCGTCGACTGGGCCCGCGGAATGGGCATGCTGGAAGGCTCAGGCATCTGGGAGCAGTCCGACCTCGACGCCCACGACTACGGCCTGTTGTGCGCGTACACCCACCCCGACTGCGACGGACCGGCCCTCTCCCTGATCACCGACTGGTACGTGTGGGTGTTCTTCTTCGACGACCACTTCCTGGAGACCTTCAAGCGCACGCAGGACCGCGAGGGCGGCAAGGCCTACCTCGACCGGTTGCCGCTGTTCATGCCGCTCGACCTGTCGACTCCCGTACCGGAGCCGGAGAACCCGGTCGAGGCCGGCCTCGCCGACCTGTGGGCGCGCACCGTGCCCGCGATGACGGAGGACTGGCGCAGGCGGTTCGCGGTCTCCACCGAGCACCTGCTGAACGAGTCGATGTGGGAGCTGTCCAACATCAACGAAGGGCGGGTCTCCAACCCCGTCGAGTACATCGAGATGCGCCGCAAGGTCGGCGGCGCGCCCTGGTCCGCCGGTCTCGTCGAGTACGCCACCGCCGAGGTCCCGGCGTCCGTCGCCGAGACCAGGCCGCTGCGCGTCCTGATGGAGACGTTCTCGGACGGCGTCCATCTGCGCAACGACCTCTTCTCCTACCAGCGCGAGGTGGAGGACGAGGGCGAACTGAGCAACGGGGTCCTGGTCCTGGAGACGTTCTTCGGCTGCACGACCCAGGAGGCCGCCGAGACCGTCAACGACATCCTCACCTCACGGCTGCACCAGTTCGAGCACACGGCGCTCACCGAAGTGCCCGCGCTGGCCCTGGAGAAGGGACTCACCCCGCCGGAGGTCGGCGCGGTCGCCGCGTACACGCAGGGACTCGTGGACTGGCAGTCCGGCGGCCACGAGTGGCACATGCGCTCCAGCCGCTACATGAACCAGGGCGCCACGGACGAGCCGCGGCCCTTCGCCATGGGCGGTCTCGGCACGTCCGCCGCGGACATCGGCGGTCTGCTGTCCGCGGCCGGTGCCGAGCGGATGCGCGCGTACACCCACGTCCCGTTCCAGAAGGTCGGGCCCTCCCAACTTCCCGACTTCCACATGCCGTTCGAGGTCACCCTCAGTCCGCACCTCGCCGGGGCCCGCGAGCGGCTCACCGGCTGGATGTACGGCACGGGCATGCTCCAGGAGGGCGTCTGGGACGAGGACAAGCTCATCGCCTACGACCTGCCGCTCTGCGCGGCCGGCATCCATCCCGACGCCACGCCCGAGGCGCTGGACCTCAGTTCGCAGTGGCTCGCCTGGGGCACGTACGGCGACGACTACTACCCGCTGCTGTTCGGCAACCGCCGCGACCTGGCCGCCGCGAAGCTGACCACCGCGCGTCTGTCGGCCTGCATGCCCATCGACGGCGACGAGGTCCCCGTACCGGTCAACGCGATGGAGCGCGGACTGATCGACCTGTGGCGGCGCACCACCGCGGAGATGCCACCGGAGGCACGCAGGACCGTGCGCGCGTCGGTGGACGTGATGACCGAGAGCTGGCTGTGGGAGCTGTCCAACCAGATCCAGAACCGCATCCCGGACCCGATCGACTACCTGGAGATGCGCCGGGCCACCTTCGGTTCCGACCTGACGATGGGCCTGTGCCGGCTCGGCCACGGCCCCGCCGTCCCGCCGGAGGTGTACCGCAGCGGCCCCGTCCGCTCGCTGGAGAACGCGGCCATGGACTACGCCATGCTCCTGAACGACGTGTTCTCGTACCAGAAGGAGATCGAGTACGAGGGGGAGGTCCACAACGGCATCCTCGTCGTGCAGAACTTCTTCGGCTGCGACTATCCGAGCGCGCTCGGCATCATCCACGATCTGATGACCCAGCGCATGGAGCAGTTCCAGCACGTCGCGGCCCACGAATTCCCCATCCTGTTCGAGGACTTCAAGCTCTCGGAGGAGGTGCGGGGGATCATGCAGGGCTATGTGGTCGAGCTGCAGAACTGGCTGGCCGGCATCCTGAAGTGGCACCAGGACTGCCGCCGTTACGGTGCGGCGGACCTGGCCCGGCGCGCCCACGGGTTCGTGCCCGACCAGGCTCCCGGCCTGCCGTTCGCCTGGCGGGCGGAGCCCGTCGCCCTCTGA
- a CDS encoding damage-control phosphatase ARMT1 family protein, with translation MPDPDATAPSDAPDDAPVVVSSVRGSFPWSVLAERHPALLAKVEDAFPYGPEQRRALAALLTNSSEGVIEPLPASAPDRARWDAWGGRAYYGRSWFDVPFLWSESYFYRRLLEAVDYFTPGPWQGIDPFRPFKLAELDSAEAEEELAALDDLGPRPVEEQEEALLHGSLWGNRADLGFRLQAAGGESTADSQLVADDGTMLRSLITGGTLCLVADNAGRELVPDLLLVDHLLRHGRARRAVLHLKPYPYYVSDATTADVLDALRRLTAADGAAGEAGRRLWAALADGRLTLRAHPFACAPLPYADLPEDLRQEFAAADVTVMKGDLNYRRLIGDRLHPATTPFAEATAYFPGAVAALRTLKSDVVVGLAPATEAALDAAEGGRWRTGGTHALIQARR, from the coding sequence ATGCCCGATCCCGACGCCACCGCCCCGTCCGACGCCCCCGACGACGCCCCGGTGGTCGTCTCCTCGGTGCGCGGCTCGTTCCCGTGGAGCGTGCTGGCCGAACGGCATCCGGCCCTCCTCGCGAAGGTCGAGGACGCCTTCCCGTACGGACCCGAGCAGCGCCGTGCGCTCGCCGCGCTGCTCACGAACAGCTCCGAGGGCGTGATCGAACCGCTCCCTGCCTCGGCGCCGGACCGCGCCCGGTGGGACGCCTGGGGCGGCAGGGCGTACTACGGCCGCTCCTGGTTCGACGTGCCCTTCCTCTGGTCCGAGAGCTACTTCTACCGCCGACTCCTCGAAGCGGTCGACTACTTCACACCCGGTCCGTGGCAGGGCATCGACCCCTTCCGGCCCTTCAAACTCGCCGAACTGGACAGTGCGGAGGCCGAAGAGGAACTCGCCGCGCTGGACGACCTCGGACCCCGGCCGGTCGAGGAACAGGAGGAGGCACTCCTGCACGGTTCGCTGTGGGGCAACCGGGCCGACCTCGGTTTCCGGCTGCAGGCCGCCGGGGGCGAGTCCACGGCCGACTCCCAACTCGTCGCGGACGACGGCACGATGCTGCGCTCCCTCATCACCGGAGGCACGCTCTGCCTGGTCGCGGACAACGCGGGCCGCGAGCTCGTCCCCGACCTGCTCCTCGTCGACCACCTGCTCCGCCACGGCCGGGCCCGACGCGCCGTCCTGCACCTGAAGCCGTACCCCTACTACGTCTCCGACGCCACCACCGCCGACGTCCTCGACGCGCTGCGCCGGCTCACCGCGGCCGACGGAGCGGCGGGCGAGGCGGGCCGACGGCTCTGGGCGGCCCTCGCCGACGGCCGGCTCACCCTGCGCGCGCACCCCTTCGCCTGCGCCCCGCTCCCGTACGCCGACCTGCCCGAGGACCTCCGGCAGGAGTTCGCCGCGGCCGACGTCACCGTCATGAAGGGCGACCTCAACTACCGGCGCCTCATCGGCGACCGCCTCCATCCGGCCACCACCCCGTTCGCGGAGGCCACCGCGTACTTCCCCGGAGCGGTGGCGGCGCTGCGCACCCTCAAGTCCGATGTCGTCGTCGGGCTCGCCCCCGCCACCGAGGCCGCCCTCGACGCGGCCGAGGGCGGCCGCTGGCGAACCGGAGGCACCCACGCGCTGATCCAGGCGCGACGCTAG
- a CDS encoding lytic polysaccharide monooxygenase auxiliary activity family 9 protein, giving the protein MTAYRTATAAAVALAAPLLLTTWAAVPASAHGAPTSPVSRVFACSPEGGGLNRTNACRAAIAANGAPFTAWDNLRVGGVNGRDRSVIPDGKLCSGGLPAYKGLDLARADFPSTRLTPGASFTLAYSSTIPHTGTFKLFLTKPGYDPTRPLRWSDLPTQPFATATDPALVDGAYRIRAKLPSDRTGRQMLFTIWQNTSTTDTYYSCSDVVLSGARAASTPTRTASAKAGTSAGGRSTHTHTSSPSVASSAGRTPKPSPSDSPSLVTSSPTESAGTDHLTPAADSTSGGGGATLPLAAGAAAALLLTGGVAVTLRRRR; this is encoded by the coding sequence ATGACCGCCTACCGCACCGCCACCGCGGCCGCTGTCGCCCTGGCGGCCCCGCTGCTCCTCACGACGTGGGCCGCGGTCCCCGCATCGGCGCACGGCGCCCCGACGTCACCGGTCAGCAGGGTGTTCGCGTGCTCTCCCGAGGGCGGCGGCCTGAACCGGACGAACGCCTGCCGGGCCGCGATCGCCGCGAACGGCGCGCCCTTCACCGCGTGGGACAACCTGCGGGTGGGCGGTGTGAACGGCCGGGACCGCTCGGTGATTCCGGACGGCAAGCTGTGCAGCGGTGGCCTGCCCGCCTACAAGGGGCTCGATCTGGCGCGCGCCGACTTCCCGTCCACGCGTCTGACGCCCGGCGCGTCCTTCACCCTCGCCTACAGCTCGACGATCCCGCACACGGGGACCTTCAAGCTCTTCCTGACGAAGCCCGGTTACGACCCGACACGCCCCCTGCGGTGGTCGGATCTGCCGACGCAGCCGTTCGCGACGGCCACCGACCCGGCGCTCGTCGACGGCGCGTACCGCATCCGGGCGAAGCTGCCGTCCGACCGCACCGGCCGCCAGATGCTGTTCACCATCTGGCAGAACACCAGCACGACGGACACGTACTACTCCTGCTCGGACGTGGTGCTCTCCGGAGCGCGCGCGGCGTCCACGCCGACCCGGACCGCGTCGGCGAAGGCGGGCACGTCGGCCGGCGGCAGGAGCACGCACACCCACACGTCGTCCCCGTCGGTGGCGTCGTCGGCCGGCCGGACGCCGAAGCCCTCGCCGTCCGACTCGCCCTCCCTGGTGACCTCGTCACCCACCGAGTCGGCGGGCACCGACCACCTGACGCCCGCCGCCGACAGCACGTCCGGCGGCGGCGGCGCGACCCTCCCCCTGGCCGCCGGAGCCGCGGCGGCGCTGCTGCTCACCGGCGGGGTCGCCGTCACCCTGCGCCGCCGCCGCTGA
- a CDS encoding LysR family transcriptional regulator has protein sequence MDLRQMEVVVAVAEEGGFTAAAQRLHVVQSAVSSTVRALERELGTPLFDRTTHRVSLTAAGEAFVPAARLALRAAEQARAAVDLARGQLRGRLTVGTMQGVWADLHKPLAALRAEHPGVVVRLRQAAVTDIRQALREGTVDLAVVALDRQQQRGLVTRLLSHEEMVLVSAPRRTLATSGPDGAVTLAETARLPLVDFVPGWAIRLSVDRAFRAAAVERETTFEVNDIVAAAELVRNDLGVCVMPASIAARFPDLGTHAFDRHAPHWKVMLVRPAGEPPPVVAALLRHMT, from the coding sequence ATGGATCTGCGGCAGATGGAGGTCGTCGTCGCGGTGGCCGAGGAGGGCGGATTCACCGCGGCCGCCCAGCGGCTGCACGTGGTGCAGTCCGCCGTGTCGAGCACGGTCCGCGCGCTGGAACGGGAGCTGGGAACGCCCCTGTTCGACCGCACCACGCACCGGGTGTCGCTGACCGCGGCCGGTGAGGCGTTCGTCCCCGCCGCGCGGCTGGCACTGCGGGCGGCGGAGCAGGCCCGGGCGGCCGTCGACCTGGCGCGGGGACAACTGCGCGGGAGGCTCACCGTGGGCACGATGCAGGGTGTCTGGGCCGACCTCCACAAGCCGCTGGCCGCGCTGCGCGCCGAGCATCCGGGCGTGGTGGTGCGGCTGCGGCAGGCCGCGGTGACCGACATCCGGCAGGCGCTGCGCGAGGGCACGGTCGACCTGGCCGTGGTCGCGCTGGACCGGCAGCAGCAGCGCGGTCTGGTGACCCGGCTGCTCTCCCACGAGGAGATGGTGCTGGTCTCCGCCCCGCGGCGGACGCTCGCCACGTCCGGCCCCGACGGTGCGGTCACGCTCGCCGAGACGGCGCGGCTGCCGCTCGTGGACTTCGTGCCCGGCTGGGCGATCCGGCTCTCCGTGGACCGGGCGTTCCGCGCGGCCGCGGTGGAACGGGAGACGACCTTCGAGGTCAACGACATCGTCGCCGCGGCCGAACTCGTCCGCAACGACCTCGGCGTCTGCGTCATGCCCGCCTCGATCGCCGCGCGGTTCCCCGACCTCGGCACCCACGCGTTCGACCGGCACGCGCCGCACTGGAAGGTCATGCTGGTACGACCCGCAGGCGAGCCCCCGCCGGTGGTCGCCGCGCTGCTGCGCCACATGACCTGA
- a CDS encoding YhgE/Pip domain-containing protein yields the protein MDADSKHPDDDGHRDPVGDPVGDATGDALLSGGGGGSAGSGGVGSGAGGGPRGSGGGARAGALLTRPKLWIFPTVLTALLALLLSLLYMGGIVNPERNLHDLPIGLVNADLGKPLPGQRQNVGTQVTTAIVSDGTSDTVEWRRLTPAEAQDELASGKIYGALEVPTNFTDSLAALTTANATKRPTLTVLTNPGMGSLGSSLASRITTAAAQQASATIGKQLTASPATAKADPTTRLLLAQPVQVVTRVGHPIGRHSGLGLSAFYYTLLLVLAGFLGANLISTGVDTALGYADSEIGPWHTRRPTVPINRTQTLLLKMGMTVGITLLTVSLVMLATVAILGMDATHLPLLWIYSYCASLAVGLGVQAINAAFGGIGQLVSMFVFIVLGLPSSGATVPLQAVPGFYRFLSIFEPMRQLSDGVRAILFFDARADAGLYRAWLMIGVGTAIGLLFGFAMTRYYDRKGLHRMTPQPVPPVEAGSA from the coding sequence ATGGACGCCGACAGCAAGCACCCCGACGACGACGGCCATCGTGACCCCGTCGGTGACCCGGTCGGAGACGCGACCGGTGATGCCCTCCTCAGCGGCGGCGGTGGCGGCAGTGCCGGGAGCGGCGGTGTCGGGTCGGGGGCCGGAGGAGGGCCGCGGGGGTCGGGGGGTGGGGCCCGGGCCGGCGCGTTGCTGACGCGGCCGAAGCTGTGGATCTTCCCCACCGTACTGACGGCGCTGCTCGCCCTGCTGCTGTCGCTGCTCTACATGGGCGGCATCGTCAACCCGGAGCGGAACCTGCACGACCTGCCGATCGGGCTCGTCAACGCGGACCTCGGCAAGCCGCTCCCGGGGCAGCGCCAGAACGTCGGCACCCAGGTCACCACCGCCATCGTCTCCGACGGCACGTCCGACACGGTCGAGTGGCGCCGGCTGACCCCCGCCGAGGCGCAGGACGAACTCGCCTCCGGGAAGATCTACGGCGCCCTCGAGGTCCCGACGAACTTCACCGACTCCCTCGCGGCCCTCACGACGGCGAACGCCACGAAGCGGCCCACCCTGACGGTGCTGACCAACCCCGGTATGGGCAGCCTCGGTTCCTCCCTGGCGAGCCGCATCACCACGGCCGCGGCGCAGCAGGCCTCGGCCACCATCGGCAAACAGCTGACGGCGTCCCCCGCGACCGCGAAGGCCGACCCCACCACACGCCTGCTCCTCGCCCAACCCGTCCAGGTCGTCACCCGCGTCGGACACCCCATCGGACGGCACAGCGGCCTCGGGCTGAGCGCCTTCTACTACACCCTGCTCCTGGTGCTCGCCGGGTTCCTCGGCGCCAACCTCATCAGCACCGGCGTCGACACGGCCCTCGGCTACGCCGACAGCGAGATCGGCCCCTGGCACACCCGCCGGCCGACCGTGCCGATCAACCGCACGCAGACGCTGCTCCTGAAGATGGGCATGACCGTGGGGATCACCCTGCTGACGGTCTCCCTGGTCATGCTGGCCACCGTGGCGATCCTCGGCATGGACGCCACCCACCTGCCTCTGCTGTGGATCTACTCGTACTGCGCGAGCCTCGCCGTCGGGCTGGGTGTGCAGGCGATCAACGCGGCGTTCGGCGGCATCGGGCAGCTCGTGTCGATGTTCGTGTTCATCGTGCTGGGCCTGCCGTCCTCGGGTGCCACCGTGCCGCTCCAGGCCGTCCCCGGCTTCTACCGCTTCCTCTCGATCTTCGAGCCCATGCGGCAGTTGAGCGACGGAGTGCGGGCCATCCTCTTCTTCGACGCGCGGGCCGACGCGGGCCTCTACCGGGCCTGGCTGATGATCGGCGTCGGCACCGCGATCGGCCTCCTCTTCGGCTTCGCGATGACCCGCTACTACGACCGCAAGGGGCTGCACCGCATGACCCCGCAGCCCGTACCGCCCGTCGAGGCCGGATCCGCGTGA
- a CDS encoding toxin, with product MRKFADTLIDPIRVKLPADPEDVFAGLVASVNQWRGRPVFVHRAPFPPHTATGLWLERDTYDDVIIEERAIGWHQIVILAHEVWHMKQGDAAPPHRAATGDGDQPAAARTDFVLSAEQDADQFGMLVGRRLRALLEATENSVLGAGPDTSDDLAGRIGAALNYRGTRR from the coding sequence ATGCGTAAGTTCGCCGACACGCTCATCGATCCCATCCGGGTGAAGCTCCCCGCGGACCCCGAGGACGTGTTCGCCGGGCTGGTCGCGTCGGTCAACCAGTGGCGCGGTCGCCCCGTCTTCGTCCACCGGGCTCCCTTTCCCCCGCACACCGCGACCGGTCTCTGGCTCGAACGCGACACCTACGACGACGTCATCATCGAGGAACGCGCCATCGGGTGGCACCAGATCGTGATCCTCGCCCACGAGGTGTGGCACATGAAGCAGGGGGACGCGGCGCCTCCGCACCGGGCGGCCACCGGTGACGGAGACCAACCGGCCGCCGCCCGGACCGACTTCGTCCTGTCGGCCGAGCAGGACGCCGACCAGTTCGGCATGTTGGTCGGCCGTCGCCTCAGGGCACTCCTGGAGGCGACGGAGAACTCGGTCCTCGGGGCCGGGCCGGACACCTCGGACGACCTCGCCGGCCGGATCGGGGCCGCCCTCAACTACCGCGGAACCCGGCGATGA
- a CDS encoding MAB_1171c family putative transporter — protein MSGLINYASCGVLWLGLTIKAPDLVRHRHDPILRVICAVMALAGLCFVLGSPPTVGAINRVTGVPNLAAPLTYASITAYSATSLVLIVYWKGGPGVRRIARYLMAGYGTVIVGVAVLFALGDTPAERRTDFDTYYAQTPFVAGAIVLYLVAHLAAVVTTASWSLRWAREVGGWLRAGLLTLGTGTVVGAGYSLCKLTAVVARWCGADWASLGTKFAPGFAGLGALLTVAGILVPWAGPSLMTWLLPWRTYRRLAPLEHELEAVLAERSLRLPRPWPSSPAALLIWRQTSIHNALSYLDALFARDVFEQAHDRTMEATGDRERAQAAGWAAAIAAVMRDVRDGRPPAAPGGGSPVAEAPDAAALVRIAEALIPADGAAAARPRRSGRTGHRTTATSPAPATPSSTRGAERSPHA, from the coding sequence ATGAGCGGCCTCATCAACTACGCGAGCTGCGGGGTGCTCTGGCTCGGCCTGACGATCAAGGCCCCGGATCTCGTGCGCCACCGGCACGACCCCATCCTGCGGGTGATCTGCGCGGTCATGGCACTGGCCGGCCTCTGCTTCGTCCTCGGCTCGCCCCCGACCGTCGGCGCCATCAACCGAGTCACCGGCGTACCCAACCTCGCGGCTCCCCTGACCTACGCGTCCATCACCGCCTACAGCGCGACCTCCCTCGTCCTGATCGTCTACTGGAAGGGCGGCCCCGGTGTCCGCCGGATCGCCCGGTACCTGATGGCCGGCTACGGCACCGTGATCGTCGGCGTCGCGGTTCTGTTCGCCCTCGGCGACACACCGGCGGAGCGCCGTACCGACTTCGACACCTACTACGCGCAGACGCCGTTCGTCGCCGGGGCGATCGTGCTGTACCTCGTGGCCCACCTGGCCGCCGTGGTGACGACGGCGTCGTGGTCGCTGCGCTGGGCCCGGGAGGTGGGCGGCTGGCTCCGGGCCGGGCTGCTCACCCTGGGAACGGGCACCGTGGTCGGCGCGGGCTACAGCCTGTGCAAGCTGACGGCCGTCGTCGCCCGCTGGTGCGGCGCCGACTGGGCCTCGCTCGGGACGAAGTTCGCTCCCGGGTTCGCCGGCCTCGGCGCCCTCCTGACGGTCGCCGGCATTCTGGTTCCGTGGGCCGGGCCGAGCCTGATGACATGGCTGCTGCCGTGGCGGACCTACCGGCGGCTCGCGCCGCTGGAACACGAACTGGAGGCGGTCCTCGCCGAGCGGAGTCTTCGCCTGCCCCGCCCGTGGCCGTCCTCCCCGGCGGCGTTGTTGATCTGGCGTCAGACCAGCATCCACAACGCGCTGAGTTACCTCGACGCCCTCTTCGCCCGTGACGTGTTCGAGCAGGCGCACGACCGGACGATGGAGGCCACCGGTGACCGGGAGCGGGCGCAGGCGGCCGGATGGGCGGCGGCGATCGCCGCGGTCATGCGGGACGTACGCGACGGACGGCCACCCGCCGCTCCGGGCGGCGGCAGTCCGGTCGCCGAGGCACCCGACGCCGCCGCACTCGTCCGCATCGCCGAGGCCCTGATTCCGGCGGACGGCGCCGCGGCCGCCCGCCCGCGGCGGAGCGGCCGCACGGGACACCGCACGACCGCGACGTCCCCCGCACCGGCGACGCCCTCCAGCACCCGGGGCGCTGAACGGAGTCCTCACGCATGA